A part of Microbacterium atlanticum genomic DNA contains:
- the pgi gene encoding glucose-6-phosphate isomerase: protein MTAPVDATTTPAWSELSALRDSFAPDLRGWFEADPRRAERLSLPLADLHVDLSKNLVTDDVLAALVRLAEQTGVAERYAAMISGEHINTTEDRAVLHTALRRPPGARPALVVDGQDVDADVQSVLSAMTAFADRVRSGEWQGVTGKRVMHIVNIGIGGSDLGPVMISAALEPYAKAGIEARFVSNIDPFDLAHKTKDLDPETTLFIVASKTFTTLETLTNARLARDWLWAGLSQSGAIDGSEEQKADAVAHHFVAVSTALDKVAAFGIDTDNAFGFWDWVGGRYSVDSAIGLSLMIELGPDVFRELLTGFHAVDEHVRTTPLERNVPVLMGLLNIWYSNFLGAQSHAVLPYAQQLSRFAAYLQQLTMESNGKSVRWDGSPVTTDTGEVFWGEPGTNGQHAFYQLIHQGTRLIPADFIAFANPAYALEDGGRDVHALFLSNFLAQTKALAFGKTAEEVEAEGTTGALVAARTFPGNRPTTSIFAPALTPAVLGQLVALYEHITFTQGVIWGVNSFDQWGVELGKQLALQIAPAIEGDESAIAAQDASTRALLAYYTEHRR, encoded by the coding sequence GTGACTGCTCCCGTCGATGCCACCACCACGCCCGCCTGGTCGGAGCTCAGCGCGCTCCGCGACTCGTTCGCGCCCGACCTGCGCGGCTGGTTCGAGGCCGATCCGCGGCGGGCGGAGCGGCTGAGCCTCCCGCTGGCCGACCTCCACGTCGACCTGTCGAAGAACCTCGTCACCGACGACGTCCTCGCGGCCCTGGTGCGCCTGGCGGAGCAGACCGGTGTCGCCGAGCGCTACGCCGCGATGATCTCCGGCGAGCACATCAACACCACCGAGGACCGCGCGGTTCTCCACACCGCGCTCCGCCGCCCGCCGGGCGCCAGGCCGGCGCTCGTCGTCGACGGGCAGGACGTCGACGCCGACGTCCAGTCGGTGCTCTCGGCGATGACCGCCTTCGCCGACCGGGTGCGCTCGGGCGAGTGGCAGGGGGTGACCGGCAAGCGGGTCATGCACATCGTCAACATCGGGATCGGCGGCTCCGACCTCGGCCCCGTCATGATCTCGGCAGCGCTCGAGCCGTATGCGAAGGCCGGCATCGAGGCGCGCTTCGTGTCGAACATCGACCCGTTCGATCTCGCCCACAAGACGAAGGACCTCGACCCCGAGACCACCCTGTTCATCGTCGCGTCGAAGACCTTCACGACGCTCGAGACCCTCACCAACGCGCGCCTCGCGCGGGACTGGCTGTGGGCGGGCCTTTCGCAGTCCGGCGCGATCGACGGGAGCGAAGAGCAGAAGGCGGATGCCGTCGCCCACCACTTCGTCGCCGTCTCGACCGCGCTCGACAAGGTCGCCGCCTTCGGCATCGACACCGACAACGCGTTCGGTTTCTGGGACTGGGTCGGCGGTCGCTACTCCGTGGACTCCGCCATCGGCCTGTCCCTCATGATCGAGCTCGGCCCCGACGTGTTCCGCGAGCTGCTCACCGGCTTCCACGCCGTGGACGAGCACGTCCGCACCACGCCGCTCGAGCGTAACGTGCCGGTGCTGATGGGCCTCCTCAACATCTGGTACTCGAACTTCCTCGGCGCCCAGTCGCACGCGGTGCTCCCGTACGCCCAGCAGCTCAGCCGCTTCGCCGCGTATCTCCAGCAGCTCACGATGGAGTCCAACGGCAAGTCGGTGCGCTGGGACGGCTCCCCGGTCACCACCGACACCGGCGAGGTGTTCTGGGGGGAGCCGGGCACCAACGGGCAGCATGCGTTCTATCAGCTGATCCACCAGGGCACCCGGCTCATCCCGGCCGACTTCATCGCCTTCGCGAACCCGGCGTACGCGCTCGAGGACGGCGGCCGCGACGTCCACGCGCTGTTCCTGTCGAACTTCCTGGCGCAGACCAAGGCGCTCGCCTTCGGCAAGACCGCCGAGGAGGTCGAGGCCGAGGGCACCACGGGTGCGCTCGTGGCCGCCCGCACCTTCCCGGGGAACAGGCCGACGACGTCGATATTCGCGCCCGCGCTCACGCCGGCCGTCCTCGGCCAGCTGGTCGCGCTGTACGAGCACATCACCTTCACGCAGGGCGTGATCTGGGGCGTGAACTCGTTCGACCAGTGGGGAGTCGAGCTCGGCAAGCAGCTGGCGCTGCAGATCGCTCCCGCCATCGAGGGCGACGAGTCGGCGATCGCCGCGCAGGATGCCTCGACTCGGGCGCTCCTGGCCTACTACACCGAGCACCGCAGGTAG
- a CDS encoding phospholipase, whose protein sequence is MHTDQSPAPSRRSLRRRRRPFRPAVVAGTAFGIALTTGFALASPALAAAAPLAASAIVTAAAPDAAAETLRDIRVDAQGTLLAARVALTEADSLAAEIEAAGLDLGVDDTTIRTSTLEDAAEPLEELDVVPMLLIPGLTADAESATTDVTQRVDALRERLDGAKEKKAAEEAAAAAAAAAAAEAQRQAEAAAAAAAAQAAANTVDGAKATARQMAASQYGWGDGEFSCLDSLWDKESDWNYEAYNTSSGATGIPQSLPGDKMATFGADWQTNATTQIAWGLDYIKRAYGTPCAAWGHSQATDWY, encoded by the coding sequence ATGCATACAGACCAGTCGCCTGCTCCTTCCCGTCGCTCCCTCCGCCGCCGTCGCCGCCCCTTCCGTCCGGCCGTCGTCGCCGGCACCGCCTTCGGCATCGCCCTCACCACGGGGTTCGCCCTCGCCTCGCCGGCCCTCGCCGCCGCCGCCCCGCTCGCGGCCAGCGCCATCGTCACGGCAGCCGCGCCGGATGCCGCAGCCGAGACCCTGCGCGACATCCGCGTCGACGCCCAGGGCACACTCCTCGCCGCCCGCGTCGCCCTCACCGAGGCCGACAGCCTCGCCGCGGAGATCGAGGCGGCGGGACTGGATCTCGGCGTCGACGACACCACCATCCGGACGTCGACGCTCGAGGACGCCGCCGAGCCCCTCGAAGAGCTCGACGTCGTCCCGATGCTGCTCATCCCGGGGCTCACCGCCGATGCCGAGAGCGCGACCACCGACGTGACCCAGCGGGTGGACGCCCTCCGTGAGCGCCTGGACGGCGCCAAGGAGAAGAAGGCGGCCGAGGAGGCGGCAGCCGCCGCTGCCGCCGCCGCAGCCGCGGAGGCGCAGCGCCAGGCCGAGGCTGCCGCTGCTGCCGCGGCGGCGCAAGCCGCGGCGAACACCGTGGACGGCGCCAAGGCCACGGCGCGCCAGATGGCGGCGTCGCAGTACGGCTGGGGAGACGGGGAGTTCTCGTGCCTCGACTCGCTCTGGGACAAGGAGTCGGACTGGAACTACGAGGCCTACAACACCTCCAGCGGCGCCACCGGCATCCCCCAGTCGCTCCCGGGCGACAAGATGGCCACTTTCGGCGCCGACTGGCAGACCAACGCGACGACCCAGATCGCGTGGGGCCTGGACTACATCAAGCGCGCGTACGGCACGCCATGCGCAGCGTGGGGACACAGCCAGGCCACGGACTGGTACTGA
- a CDS encoding DUF2207 domain-containing protein, producing the protein MSSGTRRLGAAGLVLAVLAGLLLAVAGPVPARAGVDDFSFESLDVEYQLGRAGDGSSTLTVVETFVALFPDIDQNRGMRRILPDSYQGAPLNPRLVSITDGEGAPREAETESEDGVFVMTSRADDFVHGRQTYVLTYTLENVTRYFADTGADEFYWDVNGTDWAQPFGRVTARVTMPPDLAAERTGEEACYVGYQGDEQTCPIGADATAVVASVDGLQPYQTMTIAIGFDSGTFTEFDSSYLASPWGWLQGGVALLGLGAAVVLAARSRIRHLRDEPGRPVIIAEYTPPRVIDALESAVLLGRTTKAIPAEVLEQAVVGSIRIEEGPRKLFGGQRLKAVLVDPARADGDGRMLLTGLFPNGVPGEEFEFGRTDTRFSTTAQSVLKAAASELVSRGLRRRVPVKARAWPIVVVVVTDVLVLLFGIGALTAFVAPLWPILLIIAAGLASMVVVAVVARRPLTAAGAEARDHLLGLKQFIEWAEADRIRMLQSPQGAERVPVDTGDPRVKLKLYEALLPYAVVFGQEKEWSTELAVLYGEGNSPTWYAGTSGFNAAAFSAGVSHLSASAASSSSSGGSSGGGSAGGGGGGGGGGGV; encoded by the coding sequence ATGAGTTCCGGCACACGGCGGCTCGGTGCGGCCGGCCTTGTGCTCGCCGTGCTCGCGGGCCTGCTGCTTGCCGTCGCCGGGCCCGTTCCGGCACGGGCCGGGGTCGATGACTTCTCGTTCGAGAGCCTCGACGTGGAGTACCAGCTGGGGCGCGCCGGCGACGGTTCCAGCACCCTCACCGTCGTCGAGACGTTCGTGGCGCTGTTCCCTGACATCGATCAGAACCGCGGGATGAGGCGCATCCTCCCGGACTCGTACCAGGGCGCACCGCTGAACCCGCGGCTGGTCTCGATCACCGACGGGGAGGGCGCGCCGCGAGAGGCCGAGACGGAGTCCGAGGACGGGGTCTTCGTGATGACATCCCGCGCAGACGACTTCGTGCACGGTCGCCAGACGTATGTCCTCACGTACACCCTCGAGAACGTCACCCGGTACTTCGCCGACACCGGCGCCGACGAGTTCTACTGGGACGTCAACGGCACGGACTGGGCGCAGCCGTTCGGCCGGGTCACGGCGCGCGTCACCATGCCCCCTGACCTCGCCGCCGAGCGCACCGGCGAGGAGGCCTGCTATGTCGGGTATCAGGGCGACGAGCAGACGTGCCCCATCGGCGCCGACGCCACGGCCGTCGTGGCATCCGTCGACGGACTGCAGCCGTATCAGACGATGACGATCGCGATCGGGTTCGACTCCGGCACCTTCACGGAGTTCGACTCCTCCTATCTCGCGTCGCCGTGGGGCTGGCTGCAGGGCGGCGTCGCGCTGCTGGGCCTCGGCGCCGCTGTCGTGCTCGCCGCCCGCTCGCGGATCCGGCACCTGCGGGACGAGCCGGGCCGGCCCGTGATCATCGCCGAGTACACCCCGCCGCGCGTCATCGATGCGCTGGAGAGCGCCGTGCTGCTGGGCCGGACGACCAAGGCGATCCCGGCGGAGGTGCTCGAGCAGGCGGTGGTCGGCAGCATCCGCATCGAGGAGGGGCCGCGCAAGCTCTTCGGCGGCCAGCGCCTGAAGGCGGTGCTCGTCGATCCGGCACGCGCCGACGGCGATGGGCGGATGCTGCTGACCGGCCTGTTCCCGAACGGGGTGCCCGGCGAGGAGTTCGAGTTCGGCCGCACCGACACCCGGTTCTCCACGACGGCGCAGTCGGTCCTCAAGGCCGCGGCGAGCGAGCTGGTGTCGCGCGGCCTGCGGCGGCGGGTGCCGGTCAAGGCCAGGGCATGGCCGATCGTGGTCGTGGTCGTCACCGACGTCCTGGTGCTGCTGTTCGGCATCGGCGCGCTGACGGCCTTCGTCGCGCCGCTGTGGCCCATCCTGCTGATCATCGCGGCGGGTCTGGCGAGTATGGTCGTCGTCGCCGTGGTGGCGCGCAGGCCGTTGACGGCCGCCGGCGCCGAGGCGCGGGATCACCTGCTCGGGCTCAAGCAGTTCATCGAGTGGGCGGAGGCCGACCGCATCCGCATGCTGCAGTCGCCGCAGGGTGCGGAACGCGTCCCCGTCGACACCGGCGATCCGCGCGTGAAGCTCAAGCTGTACGAGGCACTGCTGCCGTACGCGGTGGTGTTCGGGCAGGAGAAGGAGTGGTCCACCGAGCTCGCAGTGCTCTACGGCGAGGGCAACTCGCCGACCTGGTATGCAGGCACGTCGGGGTTCAACGCCGCCGCGTTCTCGGCGGGCGTCTCGCACCTGTCCGCGTCGGCGGCGTCGTCATCCTCGTCCGGGGGGTCGTCCGGCGGCGGATCCGCCGGTGGCGGCGGCGGAGGCGGAGGCGGCGGAGGCGTGTGA
- a CDS encoding MarR family winged helix-turn-helix transcriptional regulator, with protein sequence MTDRRLAIDAWESLFRAQHEVFGDINDDFDDATLSQAEYDVLLTVTRATDATARLRDVTANMLISQPSVSRLVDRMVARGLLVKCADPDDGRGALVRATDAGAALFRRVASAHGRAIAERMSLLTDDELAQLRDLTAKLRRTPTY encoded by the coding sequence ATGACCGATCGCCGCCTCGCCATCGACGCTTGGGAGAGCCTCTTCCGCGCGCAGCACGAGGTGTTCGGAGACATCAACGACGACTTCGACGACGCCACGCTGAGCCAGGCCGAGTACGACGTGCTGCTCACGGTGACCCGGGCCACCGACGCGACCGCCCGGCTGCGGGACGTCACGGCGAACATGCTCATCAGCCAGCCGAGCGTCTCGCGCCTCGTCGACCGCATGGTCGCGCGCGGGCTGCTGGTCAAGTGCGCCGATCCCGACGACGGGCGCGGCGCCCTGGTCCGGGCGACGGATGCCGGCGCCGCACTGTTCCGCCGCGTCGCGAGCGCCCATGGGCGGGCGATCGCCGAGCGGATGTCGCTGCTGACGGACGACGAGCTGGCCCAGCTCCGCGACCTCACCGCGAAGCTGCGCAGGACGCCCACGTACTGA
- a CDS encoding ABC transporter permease, with the protein MNGTLTVATAGRVLRQLSHDPRSIALMLVAPSLLVGLFAWLFSDMDGVFDQFGGPILALFPFIVMFLITSITTLRERRSGTLERLMTTPLAKADFILGYGLAFGLMATLQAVITVTFAVWVCGLEVEGPLWQLGLVAVVDAILGSALGLLASAFARTEFQAVQFMPLIVFPQIILGGLFMPREDMPEALYQISKVLPLSYAIDTINAVTAGDEGWDVFAPLLVVVAFAAGALILASLTLRRRTP; encoded by the coding sequence ATGAACGGCACCCTGACCGTCGCCACCGCGGGCCGGGTGCTGCGGCAGCTGAGCCACGACCCGCGGTCGATCGCCCTGATGCTCGTCGCGCCGAGCCTTCTCGTGGGGCTCTTCGCGTGGCTGTTCAGTGACATGGACGGCGTCTTCGACCAGTTCGGGGGACCGATCCTGGCGCTCTTCCCGTTCATCGTCATGTTCCTCATCACCTCGATCACGACGCTCCGCGAGCGGCGGTCGGGCACGCTCGAGCGCCTGATGACGACGCCGCTCGCGAAGGCCGACTTCATCCTCGGCTACGGGCTCGCCTTCGGGCTCATGGCGACGCTCCAGGCGGTCATCACCGTGACCTTCGCGGTGTGGGTGTGCGGACTGGAGGTCGAGGGCCCGCTGTGGCAGCTCGGCCTTGTCGCCGTCGTCGACGCCATCCTGGGCAGCGCGCTGGGTCTGCTCGCAAGCGCGTTCGCACGCACCGAGTTCCAGGCGGTGCAGTTCATGCCGCTGATCGTCTTCCCGCAGATCATCCTCGGCGGCCTGTTCATGCCGCGCGAGGACATGCCCGAGGCGCTGTATCAGATCTCGAAGGTGCTGCCGCTGAGCTACGCGATCGACACCATCAACGCGGTGACGGCGGGCGACGAGGGGTGGGACGTCTTCGCGCCGCTGCTGGTGGTGGTGGCCTTCGCCGCCGGGGCGCTCATCCTCGCATCGCTGACGCTCCGTCGCCGTACGCCGTAG